The proteins below come from a single Rosa rugosa chromosome 2, drRosRugo1.1, whole genome shotgun sequence genomic window:
- the LOC133731199 gene encoding probable receptor-like serine/threonine-protein kinase At4g34500 has protein sequence MMLRYLEQTTNFFGSWAPVIQLLKSYVFLKKTLKLSNEDIIGSGEYGTIYILTQDDTMALAVKRLNRGSADRDRRFEREIEAMGDIKHRNIVTLRPCLKGLGVADGKAADAGVRRFDGWSGGNGGSVGSLVDDFLPEQDTGSVQLGLLGFHGGCRPQYLDWVLGPKGN, from the exons ATGATGCTCAG GTATCTTGAACAAACAACTAATTTTTTTGGTTCCTG GGCACCAGTAATCCAATTGCTCAAATCATATGTGTTCTTAAAGAAGACATTGAAGTTAAGCAACGAGGACATCATTGGCTCTGGAGAGTATGGGACAATTTATATACTTACACAGGATGACACCATGGCCTTGGCTGTGAAAAGATTGAACAGAGGAAGTGCAGATAGAGATCGAAGATTTGAGAGGGAAATTGAAGCAATGGGGGATATAAAGCACCGGAACATTGTGACtcttaggccatgtttg AAAGGATTGGGTGTTGCGGATGGGAAGGCTGCAGATGCCGGCGTTCGTAGATTTGACGGCTGGTCAGGTGGCAATGGCGGCAGTGTTGGATCTCTGGTTGATGATTTTCTTCCCGAGCAAGACACTGGGAGTGTCCAGCTAGGCCTGCTGGGCTTTCATGGTGGATGCAGGCCTCAGTACCTGGATTGGGTTTTGGGCCCAAAGGGCAATTAG